GTGCAGGATCTGGGCGAGAAAGGCGCATCCGATGGCATGGCAGCGGATGCCGAAGGCGCTGTCTATGCCGGGGACTACGAGCACAACGCGATCCGCAAGCGCCTGCCGGATGGCCAATGGCAGACGTTGGTGCACGACCCGCGTCTGCTCTGGCCCGACACCTTATCGATCGGCCCCGACGGTTACCTGTATTTCATCGCGAACCAGTTACACCGCCAAGCGGCGTTTCGCGATGGTCAGGATCAGCGGCAAAAACCCTACAGCCTGCTACGCCTGAAAATCGATGCGGCGCCCGCACCTACCCGTTGATACCTGTTTCGGATCTTGGAGAATTGATGATGACTGCATCCGCTGAAGTGTTGGTTTCGATTGCCGTGCTCAAGGCCAAAACGGGTCAGGAGCAAGCATTGAAAGACGGGTTGTTGGCACTGGTTGACCCCACCCGGGCAGAGCCAGGCAATCTCGACTATGTGTTGTTTGAACTGCGTGACGAGCGCGGCACGTTCTACATGCGTGAGGCGTTCAAGGACCAAGCGGCGCTGGACGCGCATTTCGCCACGCCGTACTTCCAGCGCTTTGCAGCAGCGGCGAATGATCTGCTCGCTGAGCCGTTGCAGCTGATCTTTCTTGAGCAAGTCTCGATCTGACGTGACCGCACAGGCGCCTTGGATTTGTTGAGTGGCTTGCTGGCGCTCGGCTCTATATTCTTAACGCCGGTAGGTCCGTGTCGGAATTGGCTGAGAACAGCCTGTCATTTAGGGAAGCGTTAAATGCCGTTCAGGGTGATGGTGGTCGGTGGCTACGGCAATTTCGGTAGCATCGTTTGCAGGCATTTGGCGGTCATGCCGGGTGTGGAACTTTTGCTCTCGGGGCGTGATGCGCAAAAGTTGCAGCGCAAGCTCGATGAGTTGAACCGCCAGCCCGGCACGGTCGCCCAAGGCTGGTGCGGTGATGCCATGGGAGCGGAGTTCAGCTCGGTTTTGCGTTCATTGAACATCCAGTTGGTGGTTCATACCGGCGGGCCGTTTCAGGGCCAATCCTATGCAGTCGCCGAAAGCTGCATCGCTGCCGGGGTGAATTATTGCGATCTGGCGGACTGCCGAACCTTCGTCAATGCCGTGGGCGTTCTCGATGCCCGGGCGAAAGCGGCGGGCGTGGCGATCCTCAGTGGTTGCAGTTCGGTGCCGACACTTTCATCGGCGATCATCGATCAGCAGCGTCATCGCTTCGCACGGATCGACTCGATCGAACACGGCATTTCTTCTTCGGCGAAGATGCCGGGGCTGTCGACGATTGAAGGTGTTCTGGCCTACGCAGGCAAACCGATCAAACAACTGAAGGACGGTAAGGTGCATGAGGTATCGGGTTGGCAGGATCTGACCCTGCGCAAGATGCCGCAACTGGGCACCCGTTTGTTGGCCAACGTCGATGTGCCAGACATGGATATTTTTGCCGGCCGCTATGGCGCGCAAACCCTGAGGTTCAAGGCTGGCGCCGGGTTGAAGCTGGGCGGTATCGCCAACGCTCTGTTGGCGCAGGCGCTGAAGACCGGACGGGTTCGCGACCATACCGTTTGGGCCGCA
The sequence above is drawn from the Pseudomonas sp. FP2196 genome and encodes:
- a CDS encoding putative quinol monooxygenase, with protein sequence MTASAEVLVSIAVLKAKTGQEQALKDGLLALVDPTRAEPGNLDYVLFELRDERGTFYMREAFKDQAALDAHFATPYFQRFAAAANDLLAEPLQLIFLEQVSI
- a CDS encoding saccharopine dehydrogenase family protein, which codes for MPFRVMVVGGYGNFGSIVCRHLAVMPGVELLLSGRDAQKLQRKLDELNRQPGTVAQGWCGDAMGAEFSSVLRSLNIQLVVHTGGPFQGQSYAVAESCIAAGVNYCDLADCRTFVNAVGVLDARAKAAGVAILSGCSSVPTLSSAIIDQQRHRFARIDSIEHGISSSAKMPGLSTIEGVLAYAGKPIKQLKDGKVHEVSGWQDLTLRKMPQLGTRLLANVDVPDMDIFAGRYGAQTLRFKAGAGLKLGGIANALLAQALKTGRVRDHTVWAARLHRLGTRFERFGDGKSAMYIDVQGLGVEGQPLSMTAQLTALNDKGPEIPSCAAVALVAKMAQGYVPQPGARPCVGEVSVDEYLAAINDPDNLSLSVHFSDGQH